Below is a window of Malania oleifera isolate guangnan ecotype guangnan chromosome 1, ASM2987363v1, whole genome shotgun sequence DNA.
actaagttgtttggtaagggcaacaaatttaaatttattttagacCACCATTGacagaaaaatatatatgtgcatgtatgtGTATTTTTACTTTTTTGTTATTCTTATGAGTAATAGATTAatttataaaacaaaatacattacaCACTCtattaatataatatacatagggataatacaattatataatatattaaacaagttctgttattttatttgttaaattaataaaaattgaataaatTTAGCCTAACAAGTTATATTGTATGGACTATATCCTAAGCTttcaaattataatatataatcataaaatttatcattaaataaataatgtaacAACTTGGGCACGataaaaacaagaaaagaaagaaggctgaacttgaaaaatatagaatagaaatatcaaattactaatattgtcaaaataaaatattttcttaacaagTTAAGTGttatcaaattgttaattaatgcatctctggTGAGTATTTAAGCAAAACAGTGAACTTTGTATCATTATAATCCTcattataattttattcctcctcTATTCACATAGTATATTGAGGATGATTTATGAAAGGGGGAAAAAGTAGAGTgagaagaaaaaataatatatatatatacatatatatatatatatatatatatatattgttttaacaATCTTGTAGTGGTTATGTAACTGCCATAGCGCCCTTTAAGTAATGGTTGCAATCCATAAATGGCCGCTACGATagtgatttttcttcccaatgATTTTGTGGTGTGTAACAGCAGCATTATGTTATGGTTGTGAccactatttaaaaccatggcacTTAACCAGTGTGTATTGATAGGAAAAACCATGGCACTTAACCAGTATGGTCTCTGAAAAAAGAGGTGTCGGTTGGTGGACATTTTTTTTGAGAAGAATTGTAATTCTTTTCTTTATCTGAAATTTTGCTAGCCAATTCTGATATGATTTTGTTTCCTCGCTTTTTCAGGCCCAGAGATTACTTctgaatatttgattttttttgcaTGATAGGAATTGCACCGGAGGCGTTTACAAATAAAATCAAGATCAAAGGGTCAGAAGAAATCAAAAGGTTCCTTTGTACCATtctgattttatttaattttggcTTATTCTGTGGGAATTTTTTATAAACGTTTTTTATAGCCCATTGAAAATCTTTATAGGGACTACAGATGGGATTGGCAAATCTGATACAAAGGGCCTCAGAGATGGAAATTCAAGTATACCAAGCAATGATTCTAGTATTTCGATCTCTAAAAGCAACATTGTCAGCGATAATTCCGTCTTGCAGCAAGATAATTTAGCCATAGACCTTGTATcaaagaagcggcagaagttacATTGGGGGTATACCTGACCTCTAGATGCATGATAATTTCAGATATGAATATAACCACATGTTTTGCTTATAgtatgcatgtgtgcatgcatgaacATAAAGAAATGCATTGGATATATCATATGCGTGAAGTTAAAGATGTTGGATATTCATGGGATTGTTCAGCAGATATTTGAGCATTACTTGCATGCATGGTGCAATTCAAAAATTGATGTTATTTCTGATGCACACCCTTTTACATATGTTGCTTTTGAACTTACCTTTTGTCTCCTGGGTTTTCTGCTGGTAGGCTTGACACAAAGGAAAGGTGGGAAAGGAAAGCCAATATGTAGTTGTCACAAAGTGAATTAAAATGCTGCTGAATGCTCTGAAGTTGGTCTGGTGGGGTTTGAAGGACATAGGGGAAGGGGAACATTTGCATGCTGAGCGAGAAGCCATCTCCATCAAATGCTCCATGGAAGTGCTTTGGTACCCTTTTCGACTTACTGAAGCGGAGAAAATTTTATGCAACTCGGAGTGTGCAATTTGTTCAGTTCCTATGACTCTGTCCCTCTCATTTGTGGACCAAATGTACCTTTGTCATGTCCCTTTTCCCATGCATGCATAACTGCATGCTATGTATAAGATGACCATAATTACTTTTAGATGCTTGTGTGTGATTCCCATTAAGATTGCATTAGGTTATGGTTCAAAATGGCCGTTTGGTTATGACATTTTTTAGAAGATCTATTATTGATTCAAACTCAAGTAGGTTGCATTTGTGGGCGTTCATAATTTTTGTGTTCACCAGCTTTAACCCTAATGAGGGCTTTTTGGAAAATCAGCAATAATTAAACGTCATTTGATTCTTTGCTCTTGTATATGGTTGTGTTTGAATTTCGACATATGTGGAGCAGAACTCGACCATCAGGGGGAAATAGGTAACCATGCGTAATGCCATCCCTGCTCATCttaaaaatataaaggaattttcttttcttgtttggtTATTTAGgaaataaggaagaaataaaaaaatgtattaaattaatcaataaaaatatgactttacTTATCATTCACATTtgattttttaacttttaatcattttaaaataaaattttatttttaataatatttagtATTGGGAAAAAATtgagtaaaaaataaatttctttcttattttttcttcattttttttttctcaagtaAAATTCTTAATCTAAATAAATCGAAACGTTAGAAGATTTAAGGATATACATAGAGGTAAAATAAAGTAACATTAGAAGATTTAAGGATATACATAGAGGTAAAATAAAGTCTGCGAGTATGTCTCAAAAGTTCATACGCTTAACGGCTCTTGGATTAGTAGAGCAGTGAGAAAAATGCCCAAAAAATATTGTTGTGTATAGTAGTGGCCAGGTACTAAAGATACTAATAAGGATAGCAGTGCCTAGGTACTAGAGATACTAATTAGGGTTAGGGAATGGAAAGTGGTGGCTTGGGAAAAATCAAACATGGGGAGAAAATTAGGAGAATAATGTCTAGTTTGAGAAGATATGAGGGAAGACTATGATCTAAACCTAAAATTGGCAAATgagaagtttaaaattttgagatataCATGCAAAATTAGAGTTTATAAAAATACTTAGAAGATAATGGAGTACTATGGTTAATTAGTTTATGGGTTAGCATCATGAAACCAATAATTGTTTCCCTCTTACAATTCAACTCATTAGAAACTCATCAAGTATTGAGTCACTTTTATTTCCTagttaattattaatatttaactTTTACAATGTCATTTTTTGGATAATAACTATTTTATGGCCTTGCCCATTTCTCCAATtaaactattattttttttttcgcaaCATGTGTTAAATGAATTTTCATAGTATTATGCTTTGTAAATTTATTAGCTAAAAATTCATAagatatttcttttctttttgtgtaATAAAATTGTCGGCCCGGGTGTGCACctagagtggggggggggggggagtgcggataatatcacaatatatttgaaagcaaataaacacaaGCAAGTAAAGTAAGAAAGACAAGGGAAAGAGAAGCCTAACACGACGATgttaacatggttcggcaccaagcctacgtccatgccttaagTCCAACTTAGGGATTCCCAAATCCACTAGGCAATCCCCTTCAAggcagagaagcctttacaacatGGGTTCAAAACCTAGCTACTCACCAAGAGCTTCAACCCTAGGTGTTCACGAAGAACTACCTCAACGAAAGCTCACCAAAAGCCTTCAAGATTTACAAACAACAATTAAATGGAAAGATTGCAATATGCTGCTCCTTTTTGAGTTGATGATACAAtataaacctcacactattctttGTTGCAACTGATTTGTAACTAAGAACAAGTAGCAAGAGAGCCTTGAACAAGTGAATGAACAAATATGAATGCTTCAACTAACTTCACAAACAATCAATgctcaaaaattaatttcttaatGAATGGTAAAGGAGTATATTTATGGCCAAAGAGACGAAATAGCCATTGGCTAGCCATTAGGCATTTAATGAAGCAAGACAAATAAAAAACTAGTTGTTTTAGAGCATTAATTACGATCTACCTCCGTACAAAACAGTCGACGATTTTCTGGGCTTTTCCCAAATCGCCGAGCTCACCAAGAGCTTCAACCCTAGCTGTTCACCAAGAACTACCTAAACGAAAGCTCACCAAAAGCCTTCAAGATTCACAAACAACAATAAATGGAAAGATTACAATATGTTGTTCCTTTTTGAGTTGATGATACAAtataaacctcacactattctttGTTGTAACTAATGTGTAACTAAGAACAAGTAGCAAGAGAGCCTTGAGCAAGTGAATGAACAAATATGAATGCTTCAACTAACTTCACAACAATCAATgctcaaaaattaatttcttaatGAATGCTAAAGGAGTATATTTATGGCCAAGGAGACGAAATACCGCTGGCTAGCTGTTGGGCATTTAATGAGGCAAGACAAAtaaaaaactagccattttaGCGCATTAATTACAGTCTGTATCCGTACAAAAACATTGACAGTTTTTTGAGTTTTtcccaaaccgttgatggttttctctAGGACGGCCATATTTTGacccaaatcgtcgacgatttttctggACTCTTCctaaactgtcgatggtttttctCTAGGCCAAGCCCTTTTCAGAAAACCATCTAAGCACTTGATTTGATTCATTTCTTTTGGGTGTTTAACCATTGTTTAAATAAAATAGGGACCAAGTTTGTAAGTTATTAACATACTAATcttgtttaaaacttgtccttataaaAGTTTATTTAGGTATAGGATATCGTGTAAAAGCATATTTGAAAACTTATTGAGTTTGTTAATGATATCCTAAAACTATCATGCAGATGCAATTGCTTAACTCTTGCTAAGTATTCTTACCAACATCATGCCACAAGAGTCACATGAATATCTTACCTCACATACAGCCCACTATACATATAAAACATCATATGGTCTTCTGTTGGTTGTGCTTTGAATATTCCTATACGCTTTTGCCATTACTTCATCAAGGTTCATCTTGATCCTTATGCTTGCTTTAGTCTCCACCTGTTTATGTGAattgaacttgaggaaaaatattagctAACCTAAGAAcgactaatgggttgttatcatcaaaacaagttggAATGAAGAATCTTAGCCattagggctaacattctccccctttttaatgatggaAAACCATTGGtattcttttgaaatatttttcttaaaaaaattgtaacaacctggaaaattttgaattatttgaAATAATAGGGAAGATAAAAGGGAAGGAGGAATAAGTtggaaaagggggggggggtagcAAGCGTTCTTTGAAGAACAaattggtctcgttgacgagtgttctgttttagctcgtcgacaagggtacatgtctcgtcgacaaggaattatcgagaaggaggg
It encodes the following:
- the LOC131144961 gene encoding uncharacterized protein LOC131144961 isoform X2: MEEDKRREAAIASSPSLQPNFKSESVTEDQISKFQELHRRRLQIKSRSKGQKKSKDGIGKSDTKGLRDGNSSIPSNDSSISISKSNIVSDNSVLQQDNLAIDLVSKKRQKLHWGLDTKERWERKANM
- the LOC131144961 gene encoding uncharacterized protein LOC131144961 isoform X1, with the protein product MEEDKRREAAIASSPSLQPNFKSESVTEDQISKFQELHRRRLQIKSRSKGQKKSKGTTDGIGKSDTKGLRDGNSSIPSNDSSISISKSNIVSDNSVLQQDNLAIDLVSKKRQKLHWGLDTKERWERKANM